In the Plectropomus leopardus isolate mb unplaced genomic scaffold, YSFRI_Pleo_2.0 unplaced_scaffold2028, whole genome shotgun sequence genome, TGTTAGATTTTCGGTGCTTCTTTGTAGACTTCAGCAGACTCTTTGTAGACTCTCCGTAAAACCTTTGACGGCGTCTCAGATGGCGAGCGCGGCAGCAGAGCTGGCCCGGAGGAAGGCCCGGGAGGAGGACAGGAGCGGCAGCCGGACCAACGCCGTCCCCTTTAACGGGCAGGACTTCGAGCAGCTGCGTAACGAGTGTCTGCAGAGCGGCTCGCTGTTCTGCGACCCGACCTTCCCAGCAGCCTGGGACTCTCTGGGATACAACCAGCTGGGACGCTACTCTTCCAAAACCATCGGCGTGGAGTGGAAACGACCCACGGTGAGTGGAAACACGCTGCTCTAAACACACGAAACTGAtttagtgatttatttatttaaatggagtctggctggTTGGCTTTTAGGGATTTCAGCTTTGTTTCGGGTTAAGAAAAAGGATCTAACATGTCTcttattgtcaaaaataattctgaaaaagaaaattaacaaaaaaaaccaactaaaatatttaaaaaatctccaaaaatgttaaaggacaaaaaatatccaaacattttttaaaaaatttaaaaacttgggCTTTTAGTCATAAACAACTATTTTAAAGGGTCAGGTCAGGTCAGGTCATCACACCCCCTCTAAACATGTCTATAGACCGTTAAAGCCccactgtcctaaaatcctagaaacgccccacGAACTGACATCATGGAAACTTTGACCAATCATATTGATCGTATTGTCTTACATCATCACGCAGTCACAATGACATCACCTGCTGTCTCGTCCAATCAGGAGCTGTGTTCAGACCCACAGTTTATTATCGACGGAGCGAAGAGGACCGACATCTGCCAGGGAGAGCtgggtgacacacacacacacacacacacacacacacacacacacacactgcagacgcacacacacacacacacactgcagacgcgcacacacacacacacacacactgcagacgcacatacatacacacacacacactgcagctgcacactgcagatgcacacacacacacacacacacgtacacacagacATGTGCTCACCTGTGTGAGGCGTGCTCATGTTgccctgctctgtgtctgtcaggTGACTGCTGGTTGCTGGCTGCCTTAGCCTCTCTGACTCTGGGCCCTCAGATCCTCAGCAGGGTCGTTCCTGCCGGGCAGAACTTCAGCTCGCAGTACGCCGGCATCTTCCACTTTCAGGTCACAtgactctacacacacacacacacacacacacacacacacacacacacatacacacacacacacacacacacacacacacacacaaacacacacacttactgccTCTCTCTCCCGGAGTTTGCAGCCCTGAGTGAACTGCATTCTGGGAgatcagatgtttgttttctttgcctgTGGCGGTGCGGGGAGTGGGCGGGGCCTCCACAGGAAGTGACTTCAGccgtgtgtgtctgcagctgtggCAGTACGGCGAGTGGGTGGACGTGGTGGTGGACGACCAGCTGCCCACCAGAGACGGGAAGCTGCTGTTTGTCCACTCAGCCGAAGGGACGGAGTTCTGGAGCGCCCTGCTGGAGAAGGCCTACGCCAAGTAAGACCacaccctgaccctgaccctgacctctgaccctgacctctgaacgtgacctctgaccctgtcctctgaccctgacctctgaccccgaCCTCTGACCCTGACCCTGTCCTctgaccctgacctctgaccctgtgCTTTGAC is a window encoding:
- the LOC121965505 gene encoding calpain-2 catalytic subunit-like; its protein translation is MASAAAELARRKAREEDRSGSRTNAVPFNGQDFEQLRNECLQSGSLFCDPTFPAAWDSLGYNQLGRYSSKTIGVEWKRPTELCSDPQFIIDGAKRTDICQGELGDCWLLAALASLTLGPQILSRVVPAGQNFSSQYAGIFHFQLWQYGEWVDVVVDDQLPTRDGKLLFVHSAEGTEFWSALLEKAYAKVNSSYEALTGGSSIEGFEDFTGGISESYDLKKAPPSLFHIMRKALKLGSLLGCSIDVNIHTSTRKHSHTLTCKHVLTITCKHSESLTQKHTDT